Within the Paracoccus everestensis genome, the region TCCTTTGGTGCCAGTCCGGGGCGAATGGGGGCGATTTCCCGCCCCCATTTCTCTCACTCGACCATGGGCAGCAGCTTGTTGAGGCTGTCCTTGGCGTCGCCATAGAACATCCGGGTGTTTTCCTTGAAGAACAGCGGGTTCTCGATGCCGGAATAGCCGGTGCCCTGCCCGCGCTTGCTGACGAAGACCTGCTTGGCCTTCCAGACCTCCAGCACCGGCATCCCGGCGATGGGGCTGTTCGGGTCGTCCTGCGCCGCCGGGTTGACGATGTCGTTCGAGCCGATGACGATCACCACATCCGTGGAAGGGAAGTCCTCGTTGATTTCGTCCATCTCCAGCACGATGTCATAGGGCACCTTCGCCTCGGCCAGCAGCACGTTCATGTGGCCCGGAAGGCGTCCCGCGACGGGGTGGATTGCAAAGCGCACCGTCTTGCCCGCCGCGCGCAGCTTGCGGGTCAGTTCGCTGACCGCGCCCTGCGCCTGGGCCACCGCCATGCCATAGCCCGGCACGATGATGACGCTGTCGGCGTCGTTCAGCGCCGCCGCCACGCCATCGGCATCGATCGCGATCTGTTCGCCGGTGATCTCGGCCGCAGGGCCAGCCTCGCCGCCAAAGCCGCCCAGGATCACGCTGACGAAGTTGCGGTTCATCGCCCTGCACATGATATAGGACAGGATCGCACCGCTTGAGCCGACAAGCGCGCCGACCACGATCAGCAGGTCGTTGCCCAGGGTAAAGCCGATGGCCGCCGCCGCCCAGCCGGAATAGCTGTTCAGCATCGACACCACGACCGGCATGTCCGCGCCGCCGATGCCCATGATCAGGTGATAGCCGATGAAGAAGGCCAGCAGCGTGATCAGGACCAGCCACAGGATCGCAGGTCCGACGCCTGTGAAGTACAGGACGCCCAGCAGCACCGACAACGCAAGCGCGCCGGCGTTCAGCATATGCCCGCCCGGCAGCTTCCTGGGCTTGCCGTCGACGCGGCCCGCCAGCTTGCCAAAGGCCACGACCGACCCGGTAAAGGTCACGGCGCCGATGAAGATGCCCAGGAACACCTCGATCTTCAGCATGGCGATCTCGGCCGGGGTCTTGTGGGCCAGCACGGCGGCAAAGCCGTGAAAGACCTGCACGCCGCCCTCGGCCTTGGCGCGCAGCACACGAGCCAGTTCGATCTGGGCGTTGAAGCCCACGAAGACCGCTGCCAGGCCGACCAGCGAATGCATGGCGGCCACAAGCTGCGGCATTTCCGTCATCTGCACGCGCTGCGCCACGACCCAGCCGATGGCCCCGCCAATGGCGATCATGACCAGCGACAACAGCCAGTTGCCCGCGCCCGGCCCGAACAGCGTGGCCAGCACCGCCAGGCCCATGCCGACGATCCCGTACCAGATCGCGCGCTTGGCGCTTTCCTGTCCCGACAATCCCCCCAGCGAGAGGATGAACAGCACGGCTGCGACCACATAGGCCGCGGTGGTGAATCCGTATTCCATTGCTGTCCCCTTACGACTTCTGGAACATGGCGAGCATCCGGCGCGTGACCATGAAGCCGCCGAAGATATTGACGCCCGCCATCAGCACGGCCAGCGCACCCAGCCCGACGACCCACCAGGACCCGGACCCGATCTGCATCAGCGCGCCCAGGATGATGATGGAACTGATCGCGTTGGTGATCGCCATCAGCGGCGTGTGCAGCGAATGGGCGACGTTCCAGATCACGCGGAAGCCGATAAAGCAGGCCAGCACGAAGACGATGAAGTGCTGCATGAAGCTGAAGGGCGCAAACAGCCCGATCAGCAGCAGCACCGCCGCACCCACCACCAGCAGCGTGACCTGCGACCGGGTTTCGGCCTTGAAGGCGGCGACTTCGGCGGCGCGGCGCTCCTCGACCGTCAGGGCCTTTGGCTTTTCCTTGGGCTTCTGGGCGGCAATGGCCGCGATCTTGGGCGGCGGCGGCGGCCAGGTGATGTCATGGTCGCGCGTGACCGTGGCGCCCCGGATCACGTCGTCCTCCATGTTGTGAAGGATCACGCCGTCCTTCTTGGGCGTCAGATCGGTCAGGAAGTGACGGACGTTGTTGCCGTAAAGCTCGGATGCCTGGGCGCCCATGCGCGACGGGAAATCGGTATAGCCGATGATCGTCACGCCGTTTTCGGTCACGTGGCGTTCATCGGGAATGGTCAGTTCGCAATTGCCGCCGCGTTCGGCGGCCAGGTCCACGATCACGCTGCCGGGCTTCATCGCCTCGACCATGTCGCGTGTCCACAGCTTCGGCGCATCGCGCCCGGGGATCAGCGCGGTGGTGATGACCACGTCCATCTGCGGCGCAAGCTCGCGGAACTTGGCAAGCTGCTTGTCGCGGAACTCGGGCGAGGAAGGCGCGGCATAGCCGCCGGTCGCGGCCCCGTCCTGCGCTTCCTCGAAATCGAGATAAACGAACTCGGCGCCCATGGATTCGATCTGCTCGGCCACCTCGGGACGCACGTCAAAGGCATAAACCTGCGCGCCCAGGGAGACCGCCGTGCCGATGGACGCAAGACCCGCCACCCCTGCCCCGACAACCAGCACCTTGGCCGGCGGCACCTTGCCCGCAGCCGTCACCTGGCCGGTGAAGAAGCGGCCAAAGTTGTTCGCAGCCTCGATCACCGCGCGATAGCCCGCGATGTTGGCCATCGACGACAGCGCGTCCATCTTTTGCGCGCGGCTGATGCGCGGCACCATGTCCATGGCGATGGCGGTGATGCCCTGTTCCTTGGCAAGGGCCAGCATCTCGGGGCTTTGGCCGGGATAGAAAAAGCTGATCAGCGTCTGCCCCGGCTGCATCTGCCGGATTTCGGCATCCGAGGGCTGGCGCACCTTGGCCACCACATCGACCGACCGGATCAGTTCGGCGGAATTGAGCTGCACCGTCACGCCTGCGGCACGATAGCTGTCGTCCGAAAACCCGGCCCGCGCCCCTGCGCCGCTTTCAATGAAAACCTCGTGCCCCAGCTTCATCAGATGCCCGGCAGAGGAAGGAGTAATCGCGACCCGCGCTTCCCCCTCGAAACCTTCCTTCAACGCGCCGATCTTCATGGCTGTGTTGTCCCCCGCTCGCTTCATTTTGGTCGCACGACTGATAGCACCGCGAAATAATCTTTCACAAGTCCGTGCATCACCTGTTCAATACGAATGTCTTGGGAGGGAAAGCCGCAAAAGAAAACGCCCAAGGCCGAAAGACCTTGGGCGCCAGTTTCAACGTAAAGCCTCGATCAGTTCGCAGGCGCGGGGGTTCCGGGGGCCGGGGTCGTACCGGTCGCAGGCGCTTCCTCGACCGAGATCGCGTCATCCACGGCCTCGCCCGCATTGCTTGCGGCATCGGCTGCGGTTTCGGCTGCGCTGTCAGCCGCAGTGCTGGCGGCATCGGCTGCATCTTCCAGCGCGGTGCCAGTAGCATCGGCTGCATTGTCAGCTGCAGAAGCTGCGCTCTCGGCAGCGCTTTCAGCAGCATCGGCTGCATTTTCGGCCGCATCCTGGGTCGCATCGGCTGCATTGTCCGCAGCGTTTTCCGTCGCCGTGGCAGCGCTGTCGGCTGCGGCCTCAGCATCGTCCGCTGCGGCTTCCGCATCGGCTGCGGCATTGCTGGCCGCGTCGCTGGCAGGCGCGTCGGTCGTGGTCACGGTTGTTGTGTCGCCATCGACTGCCACCGTGTCATCGCCTGTGAAGCGTTGCAGCACGAAATACGCCAAGGCCAGTGCCAGCAGGACGCCGATGATCAGCGGCAGCGGCGAAGAGCGACGTTCGACCGGTTCGACATAGGTTTCATTGCGAACCAGCGGATCAACGGGACGGGCGGGATCGACAGGCCGGGTACGGTTCGGGTCGTTCGGATCATGGGTCATTGCTGGCCTCCAAAGTTCTGTGTTGAGACACCGGTTTCAGTGTCGCGTGCGGTGTGTCCCGCCTGTCGCCCGCCGTCAATTCGACCGGTCGGACCATCGGTGGAACCAGCCGACTTGCGACCCGGCCTTCATGCGACTAACACCTTGGTCAAGATCAGGTTCCGCCAGCCGGAGCAGCTTTCTTCATGCCGAGGATGCGATGACCACGACCCAAGGGCAAAATGTGCAGCTTCTTGCCGATTATCGGCCCTATCCTTTTGTTTTGTCGGCGACACGCATGGGATTCAGGCTGTCTCCGACCGATACGCGGGTACGCACCGAACTGTCGCTGACGCCCCGCGATCGCGAACAGTCTGCGGACCTGGTTCTGGATGGCGGCAAGGCGGTCAGGCTTTTGTCGCTGACCATCGACGGAACGGCCCCTGACTCCGCCCATGTGACGCGCAGCGACGAAACCCTGACGATTGCCGCAGCCGCCCTGCCCCGCCATCCTTTCCTTCTGGAAACCGAGGTCGGCATCGATCCGTCCGCCAATACTGCCTTCGAAGGCCTGTATATGTCGAACGGCCTGTTCTGCACCCAGTGCGAGGCCGAGGGGTTCCGGCACATCACCTTCTATCCCGACCGTCCCGACGTGATGGCCACGTTCCACGTGACCATCGACAGCGATTTGCCGGTGCTTTTGTCGAACGGCAACCCGGTCGGCCAGTCGCAGGGCCGCGCGGAATGGCACGATCCTTGGCCCAAGCCGTCCTATCTGTTCGCGCTTGTCGCGGGCGATCTGGTGGCCGTCAGCGACAGCTTTACCACCCGGTCGGGGCGCAGCGTGGCCCTGAACGTCTGGGTCAGGCCGGGTGATCAGGACCGTGCGGGATTCGCAATGGAATCGCTGATCAAGTCCATGCGCTGGGACGAGGATGTCTATGGCCGCGAATACGACCTGGACGTGTTCAACATCGTCGCCGTCGATGACTTCAACATGGGCGCTATGGAAAACAAAGGGTTGAACATCTTCAACTCGAAACTGGTGCTTGCAAGTCCCGAGACCGCGACCGATGGCGACTATGAGCGCATCGAGGCGGTGATAGCCCATGAATATTTCCACAACTGGACCGGCAACCGCATCACCTGCCGCGACTGGTTCCAGCTGTGTCTCAAGGAAGGCCTGACGGTTTTTCGCGACCAGCAGTTCACCGGCGATATGCGCAGCGCGGCAGTCAAGCGGATCGAGGATGTCCGCGCCCTTCGCGCCCGCCAGTTCCGCGAGGACCAGGGTCCATTGGCCCATCCCCCGCGCCCTGATCGGTACGAGGAAATCAACAACTTCTATACCGCGACCGTCTATGAAAAAGGCGCCGAAGTGATCGGGATGCTCAAGCGCCTTGTGGGCGATGACGGCTATCGCCGGGCGCTCGATCTGTATTTCGACCGTCATGACGGCGACGCTGCCACTATCGAGGATTGGTTGCAGGTTTTCCAGGATGCGACGGGCCGCGACCTGGCCCAGTTCAAGCGGTGGTATACCGACGCGGGAACGCCCCGCCTGACCATGACCGAGGATTGGCAGGGTGCCGAGGCTGGCGGCACCCTGGTCCTGACCTTCGCGCAAGACACGCCGCCCACGCCCGGCCAGACCGAAAAACTGCCCCGCGTGATCCCCATCGCCCTGGGTCTGATCGGTCCCAACGGGAATGAGGTCGTGGCCACGCAGGTTCTGGAAATGACCGAAAGTCGCCAGGCCTTTGCCTTTGACGGGCTGGGTGTGCGTCCTGTGGTATCTGCCCTGCGCGGATTTTCCGCCCCCGTGATCCTGTTGCGCGACCTGGACGACGCGACCCGCGCCTTCCTGCTGGCCCATGACACCGATCCCTTCGCCCGTTGGGAAGCCGGACGGGAACTGGCCCTGTCCGCACTGATCGCGGCCTCGCAGGGGCAGGCTGCGGGTGACGATTATGTGCGATCCATCGGCCGCCTGATCGCCGACGATACCGCCGACCCCGCTTTCCGCGCCCTGTGCCTGACGTTGCCGGGCGAGGAGGAGATCGCCACCCGCCTGTCTGCAGATGGCATGACCCCCGATCCCGATGCGATCCACGCCGCGCGCGAATCCCTGGCCCATCAAATTGCCTCGACCCATCTGGATCTTTTGTCGCGGCTCTACGACGACAAGACCGTGGACGGCCCCTATCGCCCCGACGCGGCGGACGCGGCGCGCCGTTCGCTGCGCAATGCCGTGCTGGCGCTGCTGAGCCGCATTGACGGCGGTGAACGGGCCGAGGTTCTGTTCGGCATCGCCGGAAACATGACCGAGCGCATGGCAGCCCTGACAGCCTTGCTGCGGCGCGGACGCGGACAGGCGGAACTGGCTGCGCTGCATGATCAGTTTGCGGACAACCGTCTGGTCATGGACAAGTGGTTTGCGATCCAGCCCATGGCCGCGCGCCCTTCTGACGCCGCCGCCATCGCCGGCGCGCTGTCGCAGCGCCAAGATTTCGACTGGAAGAACCCCAACCGCTTCCGCGCCCTGATCGGCGGGCTGTCGGGCAACCATGCCGGTTTTCACGCCGCCGACGGCTCGGGCTATGACTTCGTGGCCGAATGGCTGATGCGCATGGATCCGGTCAACCCGCAGATCGCCGCGCGGATGTCCACCGCGTTCGAAACCTGGACCCGATACGACGCAGGCCGCCGTGCCAAGACCTTGGCCGCATTGGAACGAATCGCCGCTGTCAGAGGTTTGAGCAAGAACACCCGCGAGATGGTGTCGCGGATGATCGCTGCAGGCCGGTGATGCCGCTTTCAGGCACCCAGGCAGCGGGGCAGAAAGACCGGAATGACTGACCGTGACGCCATTGCCAAGGCCGAGATGCAGGCCCGTCTGGACCCGCTGATCGCCGAGCGGGCGCCCTGGCTTTACTCCGGCAAGCCCCATCACCGGCTGGCGAAATGGGCGATGATGGGCCTGCTGCGCTATCCCACTACCCTGCGCCTTGGTGCCGATTTCCGTGACCTGCCCACGATCGAGATCATGCGGCGCATGACGGACCTGATCGTCCGCGATGTCCGGGTCGAGGGGATGGAGCATATTCCCGCGACCGGCCCGGCCTTGATCGTGGCAAACCACCCTACCGGCATCGCGGACGGAATCGTCGTTCATGCGCTGATGTCGCAACTGCGCGACGACCTGTTCATCTATGCCAACCACGACATGATCCGCGTGCTGCCGCAGACTGCTGATCTGATCGCAGGCGTGGAATGGCGCCTGGAAAAGCGCAGCCACGCCAAGACCAAGGCGACGATGGATTACACGCGCGAGGCATTGGCGGCGGGCCGGATCGGCTTGATCTTCCCGTCAGGCCGCCTAGCGAAACGCCACGGCCTGACGCTGCACGAACGGCCCTGGATGGCAAGTGCCGCGATGATAGCGCGCAAGTTCGGTGTGCCGATCATCCCCATGAACATCCGCGCCCGCAATTCGGCGTTGTTCTATCTGCTGGACGCGATCCATCCGACGCTGCGCGACGTGACACTGTTCAACGAGGTTCTGAACAAGCGCCGCCAACCATACCGCATCACGGTCGGCGCCCCCGTCGACCCCGCGACCCTGCCCAAGGGCGAGGACGCGATCAACGTCCTGCGCGACAGGGTGCTGGCCCTGCCCGCGCCGGGGCCGGATGCCGCGCGCCTGATGCAGGATCGCAGCGGGGCGCGGCTTGTGCGCGGGTCCGAAGGTCTGGCCTAGATCGCGGCCTTGCGGCTTTCTTCCAGATAGATCTCTCGCAGCCGCGTGGCGACCGGACCCACCTGCCCCGTGCCAATTGCCGCCCCGTCGATTTCCACGACCGGCATCACGAAAGCCGAGGCCGAGGTGATGAAAGCCTCATCCGCACCCTGGGCTTCCTCGATGGAAAAGCTGCGTTCCTCGACCTGCATCTGCGCCTCGGTGGCAAACCGCAGCACGGCGGCGCGGGTGATGCCGTGCAGGATGTCGTTGGAGAGCGCACGGGTCACGATGGTGCCGTTCTTGACGATATAGGCGTTGTTGCTGGTGCCTTCGGTCACCTTGCCATCCTCGACCATCCAGGCGTCGTCCACGCCGCGGGCCTTGGCCTCCATCTTGGCGATGGATGGGAACAGAAGCTGCACCGTCTTGATGTCGCGACGTGCCCACCGTTGATCTTCGACACTGATGACCTTCCAACCGGTCCTGGCAGCGGGCGCATTGGCCAGGCCAGGCTTGGATTGCGTGAACATCACCACCGTGGGCCGGGTGCCTGCGGGGGGATAGGCGAAATCGCGATCCCCAGGGTTGCCGCGCGTCACTTGCAGATAGATCATCCCGTCGGTGATCGCGTTCTTTTCCACCAACGCGCGGAAGGCCGTCAGGTAATCGTCATCCTGCAGCGGATTGTCCATCGCCAGTTCGGACAGCGACCGCTTCAGCCGCACCAGGTGGCCGTCGAAGTCCAGCAGCTTGCCGTCCAGGACGCTGACAACCTCGTAAACGCCGTCGGCCATCAGGAACCCCCGGTCGAAGATCGAGATGGTGGCCTGATCCTCGGGCAGGTAGTCGCCGTTTACATAGACCGTGCGCGTCATGGTGTCCCCTTGTGTTCAGCGGTTGTGGCAGCGGTCCTGCGCCCAAAGAACCGGCGCGTCAAGCCAAACCAAACTGCAGGCTTGATGCTGCAGGTGCGAAACAATATTGCTTCCTGCAACGCAAATCTTTTCGGAACGGATCCTTGCATGAGCTTTCGCCCCCAACCCTTGCCGCCTGCCCGCCTGAACCGCTGCCAGTTGTTCGGCCCCGGATCGCGGGAAAGCCTGTTCGAGAAGATGGCGAAATCCGCAGCCGATGTCGTCAACCTGGACTTGGAAGACTCGGTGGCGCCCGACGACAAGGACCGGGCGCGCCAGAACATCATCCAGGCAATTGGCGACATCGACTGGGGCGACAAGACGCTGTCGGTCCGTATCAACGGACTGGACACGCCCTTCTGGTATCGCGACGTGGTGGACCTGCTGGAACAGGCCGGTGATCGGCTGGACCAGATCATGATCCCCAAGGCCGGGAGCGCCAGCGACATCTATGCTGTCGATGCCTTGGTGACGGCGGTCGAACGCGCCAAGGGGCGAGCCAAGCGCATCAATTTCGAGGTCATCATCGAAAGCGCCGCGGGCATCTGCCATGTCGAGGAGATTGCGGCATCGTCCCCCCGGATGCAGGCGATCAGCCTGGGCGCCGCCGATTTCGCGGCCTCCATGGGGATGGCGACGACCGGCATCGGCGGGACGCAGGAAAATTACTACATGATCCGCGACGGGCAGAAATACTGGCCCGATCCCTGGCATTGGGCGCAAACCGCCATTGTCGCCGCCTGCCGCACCCACGGATTGCTGCCGGTCGATGGCCCGTTCGGCGATTTCAGCGATGCAGATGGTTTCATCGCACAGGCCCGCCGGTCTGCCACGCTGGGCATGGTCGGCAAATGGGCGATCCACCCCAGCCAGGTGGCGCTTGCGAACGAGGTGTTTTCGCCCAGCGACGCCGCCGTGACCGAGGCGCGAGAGATCCTGGCCGCCATGGAAAAGGCCAAGGCCGAGGGCGCGGGCGCCACCGTCTACAAGGGCCGGCTGGTCGACATCGCCTCAATCAAGCAGGCCGAGGTGATCGTGAGGCAGGCCGAGCTGATCGCAGGCTAGGGTCGGCGCAGCTTTCTGAAGGCGGCGGACGCGCCCCAGCCGGCAAAAACCGCCACGGCCAGCGACATCAGGCCGTAAAGAAACGGCTGGTCAAAGGCGAGCCGATAAAGCCAGCGTTCCAGTCCCACCTTGCGCACATTGATGGGCGCCACGAACACGTCGATGACCTGCCCGTCGCGCAGCAGGAAGATGCGGGTCTTGTAGGCCCCCTCGACCAGGTTGGCGGGCAGGCTGACATCGGCGCGGAACAGGGTCTGGTCGATCAGCGACACGCTGCCTTCGTCCAGGCGATACAGCCCCTCGTCTTCGCGGATGCGGATCAGGGCCTCGGTAAAGGGAACGGCGCTTTCGACGGCGATCTGGCCCGCAAAGGCCCGCATGGCATGGGACAGGGATATCCGATACCGGCTGTCCCATTCGGGCAGCAGGATATCGTCCAGGGCGGATGACGTGGCGACCGCATAGAAACCCGGCGCGGCGCCGATCCTGACGGCTTCGGAATTGACCCAGATCCCCGCCTTGCGCTCCTTGCGCCAGACGGTGACGGCACTGGACGGGGCCTCGACCGTGACGATCACCTGCAAGGGCGGGCCGGATGGGATAGGGGCTTCGCGCTTTATCGCGCCATAGATCAGGATGTCCGATCCGTTGAAGCTGGCCGTGATCGCCACGCTGTCGCTGGACAGGCCCGCCACCACACTCTCGGCCGGGGGCGGTTCGGCAACGGGCGTGGCCTGGATGGGCAAGGCATCGGCATTGCCCTGCGGCACCGTTGATTGCGCGCTTGCAGTGCAGGCCAGGACCAGC harbors:
- a CDS encoding NAD(P)(+) transhydrogenase (Re/Si-specific) subunit beta, which produces MEYGFTTAAYVVAAVLFILSLGGLSGQESAKRAIWYGIVGMGLAVLATLFGPGAGNWLLSLVMIAIGGAIGWVVAQRVQMTEMPQLVAAMHSLVGLAAVFVGFNAQIELARVLRAKAEGGVQVFHGFAAVLAHKTPAEIAMLKIEVFLGIFIGAVTFTGSVVAFGKLAGRVDGKPRKLPGGHMLNAGALALSVLLGVLYFTGVGPAILWLVLITLLAFFIGYHLIMGIGGADMPVVVSMLNSYSGWAAAAIGFTLGNDLLIVVGALVGSSGAILSYIMCRAMNRNFVSVILGGFGGEAGPAAEITGEQIAIDADGVAAALNDADSVIIVPGYGMAVAQAQGAVSELTRKLRAAGKTVRFAIHPVAGRLPGHMNVLLAEAKVPYDIVLEMDEINEDFPSTDVVIVIGSNDIVNPAAQDDPNSPIAGMPVLEVWKAKQVFVSKRGQGTGYSGIENPLFFKENTRMFYGDAKDSLNKLLPMVE
- a CDS encoding Re/Si-specific NAD(P)(+) transhydrogenase subunit alpha codes for the protein MKIGALKEGFEGEARVAITPSSAGHLMKLGHEVFIESGAGARAGFSDDSYRAAGVTVQLNSAELIRSVDVVAKVRQPSDAEIRQMQPGQTLISFFYPGQSPEMLALAKEQGITAIAMDMVPRISRAQKMDALSSMANIAGYRAVIEAANNFGRFFTGQVTAAGKVPPAKVLVVGAGVAGLASIGTAVSLGAQVYAFDVRPEVAEQIESMGAEFVYLDFEEAQDGAATGGYAAPSSPEFRDKQLAKFRELAPQMDVVITTALIPGRDAPKLWTRDMVEAMKPGSVIVDLAAERGGNCELTIPDERHVTENGVTIIGYTDFPSRMGAQASELYGNNVRHFLTDLTPKKDGVILHNMEDDVIRGATVTRDHDITWPPPPPKIAAIAAQKPKEKPKALTVEERRAAEVAAFKAETRSQVTLLVVGAAVLLLIGLFAPFSFMQHFIVFVLACFIGFRVIWNVAHSLHTPLMAITNAISSIIILGALMQIGSGSWWVVGLGALAVLMAGVNIFGGFMVTRRMLAMFQKS
- the pepN gene encoding aminopeptidase N, which encodes MTTTQGQNVQLLADYRPYPFVLSATRMGFRLSPTDTRVRTELSLTPRDREQSADLVLDGGKAVRLLSLTIDGTAPDSAHVTRSDETLTIAAAALPRHPFLLETEVGIDPSANTAFEGLYMSNGLFCTQCEAEGFRHITFYPDRPDVMATFHVTIDSDLPVLLSNGNPVGQSQGRAEWHDPWPKPSYLFALVAGDLVAVSDSFTTRSGRSVALNVWVRPGDQDRAGFAMESLIKSMRWDEDVYGREYDLDVFNIVAVDDFNMGAMENKGLNIFNSKLVLASPETATDGDYERIEAVIAHEYFHNWTGNRITCRDWFQLCLKEGLTVFRDQQFTGDMRSAAVKRIEDVRALRARQFREDQGPLAHPPRPDRYEEINNFYTATVYEKGAEVIGMLKRLVGDDGYRRALDLYFDRHDGDAATIEDWLQVFQDATGRDLAQFKRWYTDAGTPRLTMTEDWQGAEAGGTLVLTFAQDTPPTPGQTEKLPRVIPIALGLIGPNGNEVVATQVLEMTESRQAFAFDGLGVRPVVSALRGFSAPVILLRDLDDATRAFLLAHDTDPFARWEAGRELALSALIAASQGQAAGDDYVRSIGRLIADDTADPAFRALCLTLPGEEEIATRLSADGMTPDPDAIHAARESLAHQIASTHLDLLSRLYDDKTVDGPYRPDAADAARRSLRNAVLALLSRIDGGERAEVLFGIAGNMTERMAALTALLRRGRGQAELAALHDQFADNRLVMDKWFAIQPMAARPSDAAAIAGALSQRQDFDWKNPNRFRALIGGLSGNHAGFHAADGSGYDFVAEWLMRMDPVNPQIAARMSTAFETWTRYDAGRRAKTLAALERIAAVRGLSKNTREMVSRMIAAGR
- a CDS encoding 1-acyl-sn-glycerol-3-phosphate acyltransferase — protein: MTDRDAIAKAEMQARLDPLIAERAPWLYSGKPHHRLAKWAMMGLLRYPTTLRLGADFRDLPTIEIMRRMTDLIVRDVRVEGMEHIPATGPALIVANHPTGIADGIVVHALMSQLRDDLFIYANHDMIRVLPQTADLIAGVEWRLEKRSHAKTKATMDYTREALAAGRIGLIFPSGRLAKRHGLTLHERPWMASAAMIARKFGVPIIPMNIRARNSALFYLLDAIHPTLRDVTLFNEVLNKRRQPYRITVGAPVDPATLPKGEDAINVLRDRVLALPAPGPDAARLMQDRSGARLVRGSEGLA
- a CDS encoding D-amino-acid transaminase — its product is MTRTVYVNGDYLPEDQATISIFDRGFLMADGVYEVVSVLDGKLLDFDGHLVRLKRSLSELAMDNPLQDDDYLTAFRALVEKNAITDGMIYLQVTRGNPGDRDFAYPPAGTRPTVVMFTQSKPGLANAPAARTGWKVISVEDQRWARRDIKTVQLLFPSIAKMEAKARGVDDAWMVEDGKVTEGTSNNAYIVKNGTIVTRALSNDILHGITRAAVLRFATEAQMQVEERSFSIEEAQGADEAFITSASAFVMPVVEIDGAAIGTGQVGPVATRLREIYLEESRKAAI
- a CDS encoding L-malyl-CoA/beta-methylmalyl-CoA lyase, producing MSFRPQPLPPARLNRCQLFGPGSRESLFEKMAKSAADVVNLDLEDSVAPDDKDRARQNIIQAIGDIDWGDKTLSVRINGLDTPFWYRDVVDLLEQAGDRLDQIMIPKAGSASDIYAVDALVTAVERAKGRAKRINFEVIIESAAGICHVEEIAASSPRMQAISLGAADFAASMGMATTGIGGTQENYYMIRDGQKYWPDPWHWAQTAIVAACRTHGLLPVDGPFGDFSDADGFIAQARRSATLGMVGKWAIHPSQVALANEVFSPSDAAVTEAREILAAMEKAKAEGAGATVYKGRLVDIASIKQAEVIVRQAELIAG
- a CDS encoding TIGR02186 family protein, whose translation is MRTRIAALMMLVLACTASAQSTVPQGNADALPIQATPVAEPPPAESVVAGLSSDSVAITASFNGSDILIYGAIKREAPIPSGPPLQVIVTVEAPSSAVTVWRKERKAGIWVNSEAVRIGAAPGFYAVATSSALDDILLPEWDSRYRISLSHAMRAFAGQIAVESAVPFTEALIRIREDEGLYRLDEGSVSLIDQTLFRADVSLPANLVEGAYKTRIFLLRDGQVIDVFVAPINVRKVGLERWLYRLAFDQPFLYGLMSLAVAVFAGWGASAAFRKLRRP